One window of Aliarcobacter lanthieri genomic DNA carries:
- a CDS encoding DUF2779 domain-containing protein, which produces MNLSKSLYTKGIQCPKALWLKKYKPSVLTPPDESALVVFETGNIVGDFACQLFPHGKEVPYSKNYDEMIATTKQWLDDGVENIYEATFNFSGILIMVDILTIQNDEVSIYEVKSSTEVKDIYLHDVSIQYYVLKNLGFKVKSANVIHINNEYIRGDELDIHQLFKIVDVTNEVISMQSNIPNILKEFEIYLEDKENEPNIDIGKHCNNPYECDAKEYCWKVQRQIPDYSIFNIFNLGSKKQIELYNRGIINIDDIPHNFDMTSIQAQAVENYKSKITYIDIENIKSFLQNLTYPIYHLDFETYQQAIPKYKGLKPFEQIPFQYSLHIEHEDGRLEHKEYLAQDSVDSRYELALRLCEDIPSNVTVLAYNMSFEKGVIKRLVTLFEEFSEHLLSINENMQDLMIPFQKKWYVRPSMNGSYSIKYVLPALVPEFEKAYKELDGVQNGSQAMNAFAKLSLLDNEEKQKLRNSLLEYCKLDTLAMVKILEKLKAN; this is translated from the coding sequence ATGAACCTCTCTAAATCCCTCTACACAAAAGGCATCCAATGCCCAAAAGCACTTTGGCTTAAAAAGTATAAGCCAAGTGTACTAACACCACCAGATGAATCGGCTCTTGTAGTATTTGAAACTGGAAATATAGTAGGAGATTTTGCTTGTCAACTTTTCCCTCATGGAAAAGAAGTGCCATATTCAAAAAACTATGATGAGATGATAGCTACTACAAAACAGTGGCTTGATGATGGAGTGGAAAATATCTATGAAGCTACATTTAACTTTTCAGGCATTTTAATTATGGTAGATATTTTAACTATTCAAAATGATGAAGTATCTATTTATGAAGTTAAAAGTTCTACAGAGGTAAAAGATATATATTTGCATGATGTATCTATCCAGTATTATGTACTTAAAAACTTGGGTTTTAAAGTAAAAAGTGCAAATGTAATTCATATAAATAATGAATACATAAGAGGTGATGAGCTAGATATACATCAACTTTTTAAAATAGTTGATGTTACAAATGAAGTTATATCAATGCAATCAAATATTCCAAATATTTTAAAAGAGTTTGAAATATATTTAGAAGATAAAGAGAATGAACCAAATATTGATATAGGTAAACATTGTAATAATCCCTATGAATGTGATGCAAAAGAGTACTGTTGGAAAGTTCAAAGACAAATACCTGATTATTCTATATTTAATATTTTCAATCTTGGAAGTAAAAAACAAATAGAACTATATAATAGAGGTATTATAAATATAGATGATATTCCACACAATTTTGATATGACTTCTATTCAAGCACAAGCTGTTGAAAACTATAAATCAAAAATTACATATATAGATATAGAAAATATCAAATCATTTTTACAAAACCTAACTTATCCGATATATCATTTAGACTTTGAAACATATCAACAAGCAATTCCAAAATACAAAGGTTTAAAACCATTTGAACAAATACCATTTCAATACTCACTTCATATTGAGCATGAAGATGGAAGACTTGAACACAAAGAGTATTTAGCTCAAGATAGTGTTGATAGTAGATATGAACTTGCTCTTAGACTTTGTGAAGATATCCCAAGTAATGTTACAGTATTAGCATATAACATGAGTTTTGAAAAAGGTGTAATAAAAAGATTAGTAACACTATTTGAAGAGTTTAGTGAACATCTTTTAAGTATAAATGAAAATATGCAAGATTTGATGATACCTTTTCAAAAGAAATGGTATGTAAGACCATCTATGAATGGAAGTTATTCTATAAAGTACGTTTTACCAGCACTTGTTCCAGAATTTGAAAAAGCTTATAAAGAACTAGATGGAGTTCAAAATGGAAGCCAAGCTATGAATGCATTTGCAAAACTTAGTTTACTTGATAATGAAGAAAAACAAAAACTTAGAAACTCACTTTTGGAGTATTGTAAACTTGATACTTTGGCTATGGTAAAGATCTTAGAAAAATTAAAAGCTAATTAA
- a CDS encoding DUF6088 family protein, producing MKLYNMVFYFISGHGKGWAFSSVDLIKKFDRQQIDNILSDLTKDKKIRRVARGIYDYPKYSEFLKKELNPDIDEVARAYARKFNWKIEVSGDTALNILDLSTQIQAKYIYLSNGVNRSYKLFNNMEIEFKKAPLKDIGFKYKESSLIVQSLKTLGKEHITNEIIEKIRNQIDFKMYDKILNDTKTSTVWIYEAIKQICKDNKK from the coding sequence ATGAAACTCTATAATATGGTATTTTATTTTATATCTGGACATGGAAAGGGGTGGGCTTTTTCATCTGTTGATTTAATAAAAAAATTTGATAGACAACAAATAGACAATATTTTATCAGATTTAACAAAAGATAAAAAAATTAGAAGAGTAGCAAGAGGAATATATGATTATCCAAAATATAGTGAGTTTTTAAAAAAAGAGTTAAATCCTGATATAGATGAAGTAGCTCGTGCATATGCTAGAAAATTTAATTGGAAAATAGAAGTTTCAGGAGATACTGCTTTAAATATATTAGATTTATCTACTCAAATTCAAGCAAAATATATATATCTTAGTAATGGGGTAAATAGAAGTTACAAATTGTTTAATAATATGGAAATAGAGTTTAAAAAAGCTCCTTTAAAAGATATAGGTTTTAAATATAAAGAGAGTTCTTTGATTGTTCAATCTTTAAAAACTTTAGGCAAAGAGCATATTACAAATGAAATAATAGAAAAAATAAGAAATCAAATTGATTTTAAAATGTATGATAAAATTTTAAATGATACAAAAACTTCAACGGTTTGGATATATGAAGCAATAAAACAAATATGTAAAGATAATAAAAAATGA
- a CDS encoding nucleotidyl transferase AbiEii/AbiGii toxin family protein, translating into MNNIANLTKQKRAELFSETATLMKTTNAIVEKDFWVVWTLDKIFSDDRLNKILMFKGGTSLSKVFNLIGRFSEDIDLILDWRLVSKENPLDEQESKNKQTRFNEQINENAKIYIKDILLPIISQNLSPLCSCNISEDEFSINVNYPNAFDDTYLRPEILLEIGPLASWLPSDSFEISSFAAIKFPQVFEKPTCNINTIVAKRTFWEKATILHHEANRPVDSTIPIRYSRHYYDLAMMAQNKVKDEALNDLDLLTNVVEFKQKFYPRNWAKYEEAKKGTFKLLPPKFRLDTLEKDYKAI; encoded by the coding sequence ATGAATAATATAGCAAATTTAACTAAACAAAAAAGAGCTGAACTTTTTAGTGAAACAGCAACTTTGATGAAAACAACAAATGCTATTGTTGAAAAAGATTTTTGGGTTGTTTGGACTTTAGATAAAATATTTAGTGATGATAGATTAAATAAAATATTAATGTTCAAAGGTGGAACAAGCCTTTCAAAAGTATTTAATCTTATAGGAAGATTTTCAGAAGATATAGATTTAATTTTAGATTGGAGATTAGTATCAAAAGAAAATCCATTAGATGAACAAGAATCAAAGAATAAACAAACTAGGTTTAATGAACAAATAAATGAAAATGCAAAAATTTACATAAAAGATATATTGTTACCAATAATTTCACAAAATTTATCTCCATTATGCAGTTGTAATATATCTGAAGATGAATTCTCAATAAATGTTAATTACCCAAATGCTTTTGATGATACTTATTTAAGGCCTGAAATCTTGCTTGAAATTGGACCTTTAGCTTCTTGGTTACCAAGTGATAGTTTTGAAATATCATCTTTTGCTGCGATTAAATTTCCACAAGTTTTTGAAAAGCCAACTTGTAATATAAATACAATAGTTGCTAAAAGAACATTTTGGGAAAAAGCAACTATATTACATCATGAAGCTAATAGACCAGTTGATTCTACAATACCTATAAGATATTCAAGACACTATTATGATTTAGCAATGATGGCTCAAAATAAAGTTAAAGATGAAGCATTAAATGATTTAGATTTGTTAACAAATGTTGTTGAGTTTAAACAAAAATTTTATCCAAGAAATTGGGCGAAATATGAAGAAGCAAAAAAAGGAACATTTAAACTTTTACCTCCAAAATTTAGACTTGATACTTTGGAAAAAGATTATAAGGCTATATGA
- a CDS encoding HU family DNA-binding protein, with the protein MNKAEFIDAVAAKAGLSKKDAKGAVDAVLETITEALVKKDSVSFIGFGTFTTAERAARTAKVPGTTKTVNVPATTVAKFKVGKALKEAVAK; encoded by the coding sequence ATGAACAAGGCTGAATTTATTGATGCAGTTGCTGCAAAAGCAGGTTTATCTAAAAAAGATGCAAAAGGTGCAGTTGATGCTGTATTAGAAACTATTACTGAGGCTTTAGTAAAAAAAGATTCTGTAAGTTTTATAGGATTTGGTACATTTACTACAGCTGAAAGAGCTGCTAGAACTGCAAAAGTTCCAGGTACAACAAAAACTGTTAATGTTCCTGCTACAACTGTTGCTAAATTCAAAGTTGGAAAAGCTTTAAAAGAAGCTGTTGCTAAGTAA
- a CDS encoding class II aldolase and adducin N-terminal domain-containing protein, translated as MINQDTVKLLSELSLSMFTKNFFGIYQGAISAKLDFEHFMINTRDAVFDRIDEQSFSTLNMNNQDYRWNIASVDAHIHSSIYTNIHEAKYIAFGMPIYTTAYTLVHEKIVFEDYLGKTKFGEIPIYDPGDFSTWSKRSSLEITKHIKNTEHNLLIIKGIGTYIYDRDIHQLVKKIAILENSCRLLSIKSTFK; from the coding sequence ATGATAAATCAAGATACAGTGAAACTACTTTCTGAACTATCTTTATCTATGTTTACAAAAAACTTTTTTGGAATTTATCAAGGAGCAATATCAGCTAAACTTGATTTCGAACACTTTATGATAAATACAAGAGATGCTGTATTTGATAGAATAGATGAACAATCTTTTTCTACATTGAATATGAATAACCAAGATTATAGATGGAATATTGCTAGTGTAGATGCTCATATTCATTCATCAATATATACAAATATCCATGAAGCAAAATATATAGCTTTTGGAATGCCAATATACACAACAGCATACACTTTGGTCCATGAAAAAATTGTATTTGAAGATTATTTAGGAAAAACTAAATTTGGTGAAATACCAATATATGATCCTGGAGATTTTTCTACTTGGAGTAAAAGAAGTTCTTTAGAAATAACAAAACATATAAAAAATACTGAACACAATCTTCTAATTATTAAGGGAATTGGAACTTATATTTATGATAGAGATATTCATCAACTTGTAAAGAAAATAGCAATTTTGGAGAATTCTTGTAGGCTTTTAAGCATAAAATCTACCTTTAAATAG
- the rsmH gene encoding 16S rRNA (cytosine(1402)-N(4))-methyltransferase RsmH: MQIPHIPVLYDEVLDSFKDIKSGYIIDCTTGFAGHSSGLLKQNNDIRLICNDQDYEALAFSTNRLKEFENRVVFNKGNFENVIEKFKDYSIKGILADIGVSSLQLDKEERGFGFNSQTLDMRMDQTKSLDAATVINSYSQHELEKIFKEYGEVREYKKVASLIVENRPFYTSKEFAEFFYKKLPKGKIHPATLIFQAIRIEVNDELGVLDRLFKSLEEAKLKDCIVAIISFHSLEDRIVKNYFKKWSQSCICPPNVFRCECGNNHALGKIITKKPIIATDFEIKQNPRSRSSKLRIFKFV; the protein is encoded by the coding sequence ATGCAAATTCCTCATATTCCAGTTTTATATGATGAAGTTTTAGATAGTTTTAAAGATATAAAATCTGGATATATTATTGATTGTACAACAGGATTTGCTGGACATAGTAGTGGCTTATTAAAACAAAATAATGATATTAGGCTAATTTGTAATGACCAAGATTATGAAGCTTTAGCTTTTAGTACAAATAGATTAAAAGAGTTTGAAAATAGGGTAGTATTTAATAAAGGAAATTTTGAAAATGTTATTGAAAAGTTTAAAGATTATTCTATAAAAGGTATTTTGGCAGATATTGGAGTATCTTCTTTACAACTTGATAAAGAAGAACGAGGTTTTGGATTTAATAGTCAAACTTTAGATATGAGAATGGATCAAACTAAAAGTTTAGATGCTGCAACAGTTATAAATAGTTATTCTCAGCATGAGTTAGAAAAAATTTTTAAAGAGTATGGAGAAGTACGTGAATATAAAAAAGTGGCTTCTTTGATAGTTGAGAATCGCCCATTTTATACTTCTAAAGAGTTTGCAGAGTTTTTCTATAAAAAATTACCAAAAGGGAAAATACATCCTGCTACTCTTATTTTTCAAGCAATTAGAATAGAAGTAAATGATGAATTAGGAGTTTTAGATAGACTTTTTAAATCACTTGAAGAGGCAAAATTAAAAGATTGCATAGTTGCTATTATATCTTTTCACTCACTTGAAGATAGAATTGTGAAAAATTATTTTAAAAAATGGAGTCAAAGTTGTATTTGTCCACCGAATGTATTTAGATGTGAATGTGGAAATAATCATGCTTTAGGAAAAATTATTACAAAAAAACCTATAATTGCAACTGATTTTGAGATAAAACAAAATCCAAGAAGTAGAAGTTCAAAATTAAGGATATTTAAATTTGTTTAG